From the Carassius gibelio isolate Cgi1373 ecotype wild population from Czech Republic chromosome B25, carGib1.2-hapl.c, whole genome shotgun sequence genome, one window contains:
- the LOC128014389 gene encoding histone H3-like, translating to MARTKQTARKSTGGKAPRKQLATKAARKSAPATGGVKKPHRYRPGTVALREIRRYQKSTELLIRKLPFQRLVREIAQDFKTDLRFQSSAVMALQESSEAYLVGLFEDTNLCAIHAKRVTIMPKDIQLARRIRGERA from the coding sequence ATGGCAAGAACCAAGCAAACCGCCCGTAAATCCACCGGAGGTAAAGCCCCGAGGAAGCAGCTCGCCACCAAAGCCGCCCGTAAGAGCGCTCCAGCCACCGGCGGCGTCAAGAAGCCTCACCGCTACAGGCCCGGCACCGTGGCTCTGCGAGAGATCCGTCGCTACCAGAAGTCCACCGAGCTGCTGATCCGCAAGCTTCCCTTCCAGCGTCTGGTGCGAGAGATCGCTCAGGACTTCAAGACGGACTTGCGCTTCCAGAGCTCCGCCGTCATGGCCCTGCAGGAGTCCAGCGAGGCTTATCTGGTCGGTCTGTTCGAGGACACCAACCTGTGCGCCATCCACGCCAAGAGAGTCACCATCATGCCCAAAGACATCCAGCTGGCCCGCCGCATCCGTGGAGAGCGCGCCTAA
- the LOC128014405 gene encoding histone H2A-like, whose amino-acid sequence MSGRGKTGGKARAKAKTRSSRAGLQFPVGRVHRLLRKGNYGERVGAGAPVYLAAVLEYLTAEILELAGNAARDNKKTRIIPRHLQLAVRNDEELNKLLGGVTIAQGGVLPNIQAVLLPKKTEKPAKTK is encoded by the coding sequence ATGAGTGGCAGAGGTAAAACCGGTGGTAAGGCCAGGGCAAAGGCTAAGACTCGCTCCTCCAGAGCAGGACTGCAGTTCCCCGTCGGTCGTGTTCACAGACTTCTTCGCAAAGGGAACTACGGCGAGCGCGTCGGTGCCGGTGCTCCGGTGTATCTGGCCGCTGTGCTCGAGTATCTGACGGCTGAGATCCTGGAGTTGGCCGGAAACGCCGCTCGGGACAATAAGAAGACCCGTATCATCCCCCGTCACCTGCAGCTGGCGGTGCGTAACGACGAGGAGCTCAACAAACTCCTGGGCGGAGTGACCATCGCTCAGGGCGGCGTGCTGCCCAACATCCAGGCCGTGCTGCTGCCCAAGAAGACCGAGAAACCCGCCAAAACCAAATGA
- the LOC128014408 gene encoding histone H2B — MPEPAKSAPKKGSKKAVTKTAAKGGKKRRKSRKESYAIYVYKVLKQVHPDTGISSKAMGIMNSFVNDIFERIAGESSRLAHYNKRSTITSREIQTAVRLLLPGELAKHAVSEGTKAVTKYTSSK, encoded by the coding sequence ATGCCTGAACCAGCGAAGTCTGCTCCCAAGAAGGGCTCCAAAAAAGCGGTCACTAAGACCGCCGCGAAAGGAGGGAAGAAGCGCAGAAAGTCCAGGAAGGAGAGCTACGCTATCTACGTGTACAAAGTGCTGAAGCAGGTCCATCCTGACACCGGCATCTCTTCGAAGGCGATGGGGATCATGAACTCTTTCGTCAACGACATCTTCGAGCGCATCGCCGGTGAGTCGTCTCGTCTCGCTCACTACAACAAGCGCTCCACCATCACCTCGAGAGAGATCCAGACCGCCGTGCGTCTGCTGCTGCCCGGAGAGCTGGCCAAACACGCCGTGTCTGAGGGCACCAAGGCCGTCACCAAGTACACCAGCTCCAAGTAG